The Populus alba chromosome 6, ASM523922v2, whole genome shotgun sequence genome contains a region encoding:
- the LOC118033596 gene encoding transcription factor bHLH35: protein METITNIAADQNYCEMTKMFSNVELKSWTMDQASTQSYEYSSSPEGAALTASKTIVSERKRRRKLNDKLLELRGAVPKISKLDKASTLKDAIVYIQDLQEQERRLQAEIMELESKSLKKDPGFDFEQELPVLLRPKKTRYDQIYDHRAPISYPIKVHELRVNSMGEKTLLVSLTCSKARDTMVKICEIFESMKLKIITASVAIVSGMVKKTVLIEADMEEKDNLKIKIERAFSAESDPDSHLSMHSKI, encoded by the exons ATGGAAACTATTACAAATATTGCTGCGGACCAAAATTACTGCGAGATGACTAAAATGTTTTCTAATGTTGAGCTTAAAAG TTGGACGATGGATCAGGCATCTACCCAGTCCTATGAATATTCAAGCTCGCCGGAAGGAGCTGCTTTAACAGCCTCTAAGACTATAGTTTCAGAGAGGAAAAGGAGGAGGAAGCTTAATGACAAGCTTTTGGAACTTAGGGGAGCAGTCCCCAAAATCAGCAAG TTGGATAAGGCTTCCACGCTCAAAGATGCTATCGTCTACATCCAAGATCTGCAAGAACAAGAGAGGAGACTTCAAGCTGAGATAATGGAACTTGAATCTAAAAGCTTGAAGAAAGATCCTGGTTTTGACTTCGAGCAAGAGCTACCAGTCTTGTTAAGACCCAAGAAAACCAGATATGACCAAATTTATGATCATAGGGCGCCCATAAGTTATCCTATAAAAGTTCATGAA CTTAGGGTTAATTCCATGGGAGAGAAGACTCTGCTTGTGAGCTTGACATGTAGTAAAGCTAGAGACACAATGGTTAAGATTTGTGAGATTTTTGAATCCATGAAGCTGAAAATTATTACAGCAAGTGTGGCAATTGTCTCAGGGATGGTCAAGAAGACTGTCTTGATTGAG GCAGACATGGAAGAGAAagataatcttaaaataaaaattgaaagagcaTTTTCAGCTGAAAGTGATCCGGATAGCCATTTGAGCATGCATTCAAA gATTTAG
- the LOC118033595 gene encoding probable inactive purple acid phosphatase 28, with the protein MEGLYSLLYLTLVFTILFTLHTQIAHKLLVGHHPLHLKKSPHLPLRFNSDGTFKILQVADMHYGTGMMTRCRDVLASVFDYCSDLNTTRFLKRIIQSEKPDFIAFTGDNIFGPSTHDAAESLLRAFGPAMDSGLPWAAVLGNHDQESTMTREELMSFISLMDYSVSQTNPPVDDLSSAAEGDVTKNIDGFGNYNLRVYGAPGSHLANRSVLNLFFLDSGDREVVQGIRTYGWIKESQLRWIHSVSKGYQGQKQDNNHLEEASVCAIPPAMVFFHIPIPEIQQLYNLQIVGEFQQRVSCSSMNSGVLQTIVSMGDVKAVFVGHDHTNDFCGNLEGIWFCYGGGFGYHGYGKAGWPRRARIILAELEKGEKSWMGVERISTWKRLDDEKLSKLDEQVLWQSHPSFKMT; encoded by the exons ATGGAAGGACTCTATTCTCTTCTCTATCTAACCTTAGTCTTTACAATCCTCTTCACTCTACACACCCAGATTGCTCACAAATTACTCGTAGGCCACCACCCTCTTCACCTCAAGAAATCCCCACATCTCCCTCTCAGGTTCAATTCTGATGGCACCTTCAAAATCCTTCAG GTAGCTGATATGCATTACGGAACTGGGATGATGACACGGTGTAGAGATGTGCTAGCTTCTGTGTTTGATTACTGTTCTGATTTGAACACCACTCGTTTTCTTAAGAGGATCATTCAATCTGAGAAGCCTGATTTCATTGCTTTTACAG GAGATAACATATTTGGACCAAGCACTCATGATGCTGCAGAATCTCTGCTTCGTGCCTTTGGTCCTGCCATGGATTCTGGACTTCCATGGGCTGCAGTTTTAGGAAACCATGACCAAGAATCAACAATGACTCGAGAAGAATTAATGTCTTTCATATCCTTGATGGATTACTCAGTCTCACAAACCAATCCACCTGTGGATGATCTCTCTAGCGCCGCTGAAGGAGACgtgacaaaaaatattgatggattTGGTAATTATAACCTCAGAGTATATGGTGCTCCAGGTTCCCATTTGGCAAACAGAAGTGTCctcaatcttttctttcttgacaGTGGAGACAGAGAGGTGGTTCAAGGAATTCGAACTTATGGATGGATTAAGGAATCTCAGCTTCGTTGGATTCATAGTGTTTCTAAGGGATATCAG GGCCAAAAGCAGGATAATAATCACTTGGAAGAGGCTTCAGTTTGTGCTATACCCCCTGCAATGGTTTTTTTCCATATCCCAATTCCAGAAATTCAGCAGCTATACAACCTACAGATTGTTGGCGAGTTTCAGCAACGTGTATCTTGTTCATCAATGAACTCAGGAGTCTTACAGACCATTGTATCCATGGGAGATGTAAAGGCTGTGTTCGTGGGCCATGATCACACCAATGACTTTTGTGGGAATTTAGAAGGTATATGGTTTTGTTACGGGGGAGGATTTGGGTATCATGGTTATGGAAAGGCCGGATGGCCACGTAGAGCAAGGATCATATTAGCAGAACTTGAGAAGGGTGAGAAGTCCTGGATGGGGGTGGAGAGGATCAGTACGTGGAAGCGCCTCGATGATGAGAAGCTGAGTAAGCTTGATGAACAAGTCTTATGGCAATCACACCCGTCATTCAAGATGACTTGA